One genomic window of Arthrobacter caoxuetaonis includes the following:
- a CDS encoding DUF6328 family protein: MNARRRGRPAGSYRAGPRGDPDRGETALQKLDRNWSDLLQELRVLQTGIQILTGFLLTLPFQQRFTTLTPVQVALYLALVVLSVLVTAVLMSTVVMHRSFFQHRIKYQLVRNADLLLRWTLLLVGLILIGTVALVFDIVLGGIAGLIAAAAAVLALSLLWLVLPSRSRRMAENRTSDHPAQE; encoded by the coding sequence GTGAATGCCCGCCGCCGCGGCAGGCCCGCAGGGAGTTACCGTGCCGGGCCCAGAGGCGATCCGGACCGGGGAGAAACCGCCCTGCAGAAGCTGGACCGCAACTGGAGCGACCTGCTCCAGGAACTGCGCGTGCTCCAGACCGGCATCCAGATCCTTACCGGGTTCCTCCTGACGCTGCCGTTCCAGCAGCGGTTCACCACCCTCACACCTGTCCAGGTAGCTCTCTACCTGGCGCTGGTTGTCCTCTCAGTCCTGGTAACCGCCGTGCTGATGTCCACCGTCGTGATGCACCGGTCCTTCTTCCAGCACCGGATCAAGTACCAGCTGGTCCGCAACGCGGACCTCCTGCTCCGATGGACACTCCTGCTGGTGGGGCTGATCCTCATCGGGACCGTGGCACTGGTCTTCGACATCGTCCTAGGCGGCATTGCCGGCCTCATCGCGGCTGCGGCCGCCGTCCTTGCGCTTTCCCTGCTGTGGCTCGTGCTCCCGTCGCGAAGCAGGCGTATGGCGGAAAACCGTACCAGCGACCACCCGGCACAAGAATGA
- a CDS encoding UPF0182 family membrane protein gives MTSGPNGPFSRPSPSTPHRRRSPLIATLIVVAVLVIGFVYFSQVYADVLWYNQLGFLEVFFKENLTRIALFAAAFLVMAACVFFSIRAAYSSRPIYAPDSSLQDNLNRYQAQLEPVRKLLMIGIPIVVGGFAGTAAMSMWQQALLFLNRHDFGRTDPEFNMDYSFYLNTLPFLGFIVGFLISVVVISGIAGLLTHYLYGGIRLEEKGVFVSRPARIHIAVIAASFLLLQAANFWLDRYNTLQSTSGAWTGALYTDVHAVIPTKAILAVASIIVALLFIVSAVIGRWRLPIIGTAMLVITAIVAGGVYPWIVQRYQVIPSEQTLESEYIQRNIDLTREAYGLSDTEVIPYDATVDASAGALAEDAGTTANIRLLDPNVVSDAFGQLQQFRQYYQFPETLNVDRYDVEGDIQDTVIAVRELNINGVPDGWVNEHVLYTHGYGVVAARGSTVQPDGKPSFMESGIPSTGVLGDYEPRVYFGESSPDYSVVGAPEDAAPVEIDRPQTGNAEDDTQTTFRGEGGPSVGNIFNQLVYAIKFQSTELLLSDFVNEESQILYDRDPRERVEKVAPYLTVDGNAYPAVVDGRVKWIVDGYTTSRFFPYSTQQELADATTDSLTGGASAALPADKVNYIRNAVKATVDAYDGSVTLYAWDDEDPLLQAWQDVFPSTLKPYSDMSADLMAHVRYPEDQFKVQRELLGRYHVTDAQSFYQNDDAWSVPSDPTRTNSDVKQPPYYLSLQMPGQESPTFSLTTPFIPFVDQNQEARNVLYGFLSADADAGTGKAGEKADTYGTLRLLELPTDTAVPGPGQAQNRFNSDPTVSNALNLLRQGASEVINGNLLSLPVGGGMLYVQPVYVQSSGASSYPTLQRVLVNFGEKVGFAPTLDEALNQVFGGDSGAVTGDEENVGNTPDTGTAPADTTAQAELQTALSDAGAALQEGQEALAGGDFAAYGAAQDKLNSAIQRAIAAQERMDSGDAGATDGAADEGAAEDSGDQ, from the coding sequence GTGACTTCCGGACCAAATGGCCCATTCTCCCGACCGAGCCCCAGCACACCCCACCGGCGGCGCAGCCCGCTGATTGCCACCCTGATTGTCGTGGCTGTCCTGGTGATCGGGTTTGTGTACTTCTCCCAGGTGTACGCGGACGTGCTCTGGTACAACCAGCTCGGGTTCCTCGAAGTCTTCTTCAAGGAAAACCTGACCCGGATCGCCCTGTTTGCCGCCGCTTTCCTGGTGATGGCCGCGTGTGTTTTCTTCAGCATCCGCGCTGCCTACTCGTCCCGGCCCATCTATGCGCCGGACAGCTCCCTGCAGGACAACCTGAACCGATACCAGGCGCAGCTCGAGCCGGTTCGCAAGCTCCTCATGATCGGCATTCCGATCGTGGTTGGCGGCTTCGCCGGAACCGCGGCCATGTCGATGTGGCAGCAGGCCCTGCTGTTCCTGAACCGTCATGACTTCGGCCGGACGGACCCCGAGTTCAACATGGACTACAGCTTCTATCTCAATACGCTGCCGTTCCTCGGGTTCATTGTCGGCTTCCTGATCTCCGTCGTCGTCATCAGCGGCATCGCCGGCCTGCTGACGCATTACCTCTACGGCGGAATCCGCCTGGAGGAGAAGGGCGTGTTCGTCAGCCGCCCGGCACGTATCCACATTGCCGTCATCGCGGCGTCGTTCCTGCTGCTGCAGGCCGCAAACTTCTGGCTTGACCGGTACAACACGCTTCAGAGCACCTCCGGGGCCTGGACCGGCGCGCTGTACACGGATGTCCACGCGGTGATTCCCACCAAGGCAATCCTGGCCGTGGCCTCGATCATCGTCGCCCTGCTGTTCATTGTGTCGGCGGTCATTGGCCGCTGGCGCCTGCCGATCATCGGCACGGCAATGCTGGTCATCACCGCGATCGTGGCCGGAGGCGTCTACCCGTGGATCGTCCAGCGCTACCAGGTCATTCCCTCGGAACAGACCCTTGAAAGCGAATACATCCAGCGCAACATCGACCTCACCCGCGAGGCCTACGGGCTCTCCGACACGGAGGTCATTCCGTACGACGCCACGGTTGACGCCAGCGCCGGCGCCCTCGCCGAGGACGCCGGAACCACGGCAAACATCCGTCTCCTGGACCCCAACGTCGTTTCCGACGCCTTTGGGCAGCTCCAGCAGTTCCGCCAGTACTACCAGTTCCCCGAAACCCTGAACGTCGACCGCTACGACGTGGAGGGCGACATCCAGGACACGGTTATCGCCGTGCGTGAACTCAACATCAACGGCGTCCCGGACGGCTGGGTTAACGAGCACGTCCTCTATACCCACGGCTACGGCGTGGTCGCTGCCCGCGGTTCGACCGTCCAGCCGGACGGCAAGCCGAGCTTCATGGAATCGGGCATCCCCTCGACCGGTGTCCTGGGCGACTACGAACCGCGCGTCTACTTCGGCGAGTCCTCCCCGGACTACTCGGTGGTCGGCGCTCCGGAAGACGCCGCCCCGGTGGAAATCGACCGTCCGCAGACCGGCAACGCCGAAGACGATACCCAGACCACTTTCCGCGGCGAAGGCGGTCCGAGTGTCGGCAACATCTTCAACCAGCTGGTTTACGCCATCAAATTCCAGTCCACGGAACTGCTGCTCTCGGACTTCGTCAACGAAGAATCCCAGATCCTCTATGACCGCGATCCCCGCGAACGCGTCGAGAAGGTCGCCCCGTACCTGACCGTCGACGGCAACGCCTACCCGGCCGTCGTCGACGGACGCGTGAAGTGGATTGTGGACGGCTACACGACCAGCCGTTTCTTCCCTTACTCCACCCAGCAGGAACTGGCGGACGCGACAACCGATTCGCTGACCGGCGGTGCCTCCGCTGCGCTTCCCGCAGACAAGGTCAACTACATCCGCAACGCCGTCAAGGCCACAGTGGATGCCTACGACGGTTCCGTCACCCTGTACGCCTGGGATGATGAGGACCCGCTGCTGCAGGCCTGGCAGGACGTTTTCCCGTCCACCCTCAAGCCCTACAGCGACATGTCTGCCGACCTCATGGCACACGTGCGCTACCCGGAGGATCAGTTCAAGGTCCAGCGTGAGCTGCTTGGGCGTTACCACGTCACCGACGCCCAGTCCTTCTACCAGAACGACGATGCCTGGTCGGTTCCCTCCGACCCGACCCGGACCAACTCCGACGTCAAGCAGCCGCCGTACTACCTCTCACTGCAGATGCCCGGGCAGGAGAGCCCGACGTTCTCGCTGACGACGCCGTTTATTCCGTTCGTTGACCAGAACCAGGAAGCGCGCAACGTGCTGTACGGCTTCCTGTCGGCTGACGCTGATGCGGGTACCGGAAAAGCCGGTGAAAAGGCGGACACCTATGGAACGCTGCGTTTGCTCGAACTGCCGACCGATACCGCGGTGCCGGGTCCGGGCCAGGCGCAGAACCGCTTCAACTCCGACCCCACGGTTTCCAACGCCTTGAACCTGCTCCGCCAGGGCGCCTCGGAAGTCATCAACGGCAACCTGCTCAGCCTGCCGGTTGGCGGCGGCATGCTCTACGTCCAGCCGGTCTATGTGCAGTCCTCGGGCGCTTCTTCCTACCCGACCCTGCAGCGGGTCCTGGTCAACTTCGGCGAGAAGGTGGGCTTCGCTCCCACCCTGGACGAAGCCCTGAACCAGGTCTTCGGCGGCGACTCCGGTGCCGTCACCGGCGACGAGGAGAACGTCGGGAATACACCGGATACGGGTACGGCCCCGGCCGACACCACTGCCCAGGCCGAACTGCAGACTGCACTGTCCGACGCCGGCGCAGCACTCCAGGAAGGCCAGGAGGCACTTGCCGGCGGCGATTTCGCAGCCTATGGTGCCGCGCAGGACAAGCTGAACTCGGCCATCCAGCGCGCGATTGCCGCGCAGGAACGGATGGACTCCGGCGACGCCGGTGCCACCGACGGTGCTGCAGATGAGGGTGCGGCGGAAGACTCCGGCGACCAGTGA
- a CDS encoding YlbL family protein, translating to MFVAGGAALVLGAAGLLLPAPYVLESPGPTFNTIGEISSGPLITIEGEQTYSTSGELDLTTVYVSGGPNGSVSMAEVLAAWLSPDDAVLPMDFVYPPGTTSGEIEEENTAAMASSQESAVAAALAELDIDFTQEISVAGIMEGAPAEGELETGDILLAVDGQPVTDVESLRQGLNETQGSPAVLTLRRGGEEKEVSITPELSDTGAYQMGAYLSIDFTFPFDVAIALENVGGASAGMMFALGIIDKLTPGELTGGRHFAGTGTIDAAGKVGPIGGIEQKMAGAADSGAEFFLAPDANCGEVAGNIPEGLDVVSVSTLEEALDAVEVLAGGGSTDNLGSCTD from the coding sequence ATGTTCGTTGCCGGCGGTGCTGCGCTGGTTCTCGGCGCTGCCGGACTCCTGCTTCCGGCGCCGTACGTGCTGGAGTCCCCGGGGCCCACGTTCAACACGATCGGTGAAATCTCCTCCGGCCCGCTCATCACCATAGAGGGGGAGCAGACCTACTCCACCAGCGGCGAACTGGACCTGACCACCGTCTACGTCTCGGGCGGGCCAAACGGCAGTGTCAGCATGGCCGAGGTGCTGGCCGCCTGGCTCAGTCCGGATGATGCCGTGCTGCCGATGGACTTTGTCTACCCTCCCGGTACCACCAGCGGCGAGATCGAAGAGGAAAACACCGCCGCGATGGCTTCATCCCAGGAGTCTGCCGTGGCGGCCGCGCTCGCCGAGCTGGACATTGACTTCACGCAGGAAATCTCGGTCGCAGGGATCATGGAAGGCGCTCCTGCCGAGGGGGAACTTGAAACCGGAGACATCCTGCTGGCGGTTGACGGCCAGCCCGTCACCGATGTTGAGTCCCTGCGCCAGGGGCTTAACGAGACGCAGGGATCTCCCGCGGTCCTGACGCTTCGGCGGGGCGGGGAGGAGAAGGAAGTGAGCATCACTCCTGAGCTCTCGGACACCGGTGCCTACCAGATGGGCGCCTACCTCAGCATCGACTTCACCTTCCCGTTCGACGTCGCCATTGCCCTGGAAAATGTTGGCGGAGCCTCGGCAGGAATGATGTTCGCCCTGGGGATTATCGACAAGCTGACACCGGGCGAGCTGACCGGGGGAAGGCATTTCGCCGGTACCGGAACCATCGACGCCGCAGGAAAGGTCGGTCCGATCGGCGGCATAGAGCAGAAGATGGCGGGAGCCGCCGACAGCGGCGCAGAGTTTTTCCTCGCCCCGGACGCCAACTGCGGGGAAGTGGCCGGCAACATTCCCGAGGGCCTCGACGTCGTCAGTGTCTCGACACTTGAGGAAGCGCTGGACGCCGTGGAAGTGCTGGCCGGCGGTGGCAGTACCGATAATTTGGGCTCCTGCACAGACTAA
- a CDS encoding zinc-dependent metalloprotease, whose translation MSSNPSDHGDSPQDPLSEMLARLFGGGQAGGLDPQELAKAAGLPSDPNAMAMIFQQVQAMFSAPADGPVNWQLAKDNARRVAATGADPSVTPQQQREVDEALHVAQMWLDPATDFPSASALGKAWSRAEWVEATMDSWRRLTEPVAVSISQALSNAIATQMPEEMKSMMGGASSMLANMGGAMFGIQLGQAVGALSKEVVSSTDVGLPLAGGTMALLPANVAGFGEGLDVPETEVRLYLAVREAAHARLFAHAPWLAGHLFGIIESYARGIHIDMSKIEEVARDIDPSNPESIQEALAGGVFQPERTPAQAAALERLETALALVEGWVDEVTAAATANLPSAAALREMIRRRRASGGPAEHTFASLVGLELRPRRLRDASVLWAQLREERGVDGRDAIWQHPDLMPTSKDLDDPEGFSKRRELLDASDSDVDAALRRLLEGGFDKETPETDADSHDAGATTDAAENSEGEDTPNRDEDNDGPEKQ comes from the coding sequence ATGAGCTCAAACCCCTCCGATCACGGGGATTCCCCCCAGGACCCGTTGTCCGAGATGCTCGCGCGCCTCTTCGGCGGCGGACAGGCCGGCGGCCTCGATCCCCAGGAGCTGGCGAAGGCAGCCGGACTCCCCTCGGACCCAAATGCCATGGCCATGATCTTCCAGCAGGTCCAGGCCATGTTCAGTGCCCCGGCCGACGGTCCCGTCAATTGGCAGCTGGCCAAGGACAATGCGCGCCGCGTGGCTGCCACCGGCGCTGACCCCTCCGTCACCCCCCAGCAGCAGCGGGAAGTCGACGAGGCACTGCATGTCGCCCAGATGTGGCTCGATCCAGCGACGGACTTCCCCTCTGCCAGTGCGCTGGGCAAGGCCTGGTCCCGTGCAGAGTGGGTGGAAGCGACGATGGACTCGTGGCGCCGCCTCACCGAACCTGTGGCCGTCAGCATTTCGCAGGCGCTCTCGAACGCCATTGCCACCCAGATGCCCGAAGAGATGAAATCCATGATGGGCGGGGCCTCCTCCATGCTCGCCAACATGGGCGGTGCCATGTTCGGCATCCAGCTGGGACAGGCTGTGGGCGCCCTCTCCAAGGAGGTCGTGAGCTCCACCGACGTCGGGCTGCCCCTGGCCGGCGGCACCATGGCCCTGCTTCCGGCCAACGTGGCGGGCTTCGGCGAAGGACTCGACGTTCCCGAGACCGAGGTCCGGCTCTACCTCGCCGTCCGCGAGGCCGCACACGCCCGTCTTTTTGCGCACGCGCCGTGGCTTGCCGGACACCTGTTTGGGATCATCGAAAGCTATGCCCGCGGTATCCACATCGACATGTCCAAGATCGAAGAAGTCGCCCGCGACATTGACCCGTCCAACCCGGAGTCCATCCAGGAGGCTCTGGCAGGAGGCGTGTTCCAGCCCGAGCGCACGCCCGCACAGGCCGCAGCCCTTGAACGGCTGGAGACCGCCCTGGCACTGGTGGAAGGCTGGGTTGATGAAGTCACTGCTGCCGCGACGGCGAACCTCCCCTCTGCCGCTGCCCTGCGGGAAATGATCCGCCGCCGGCGCGCCAGCGGCGGCCCCGCCGAGCACACGTTCGCTTCGCTCGTTGGACTCGAACTGCGGCCCCGCCGGCTGCGGGACGCCTCCGTGCTGTGGGCACAGCTGCGCGAAGAGCGGGGCGTGGACGGCCGCGACGCCATCTGGCAGCACCCGGACCTCATGCCGACGTCCAAGGACCTGGATGATCCGGAGGGCTTCAGCAAGCGCCGCGAGCTGCTGGATGCCTCGGATTCCGATGTCGACGCTGCGCTCAGGCGGCTGCTCGAGGGCGGCTTCGACAAGGAAACGCCGGAAACGGATGCGGATTCCCACGACGCGGGCGCAACGACGGACGCAGCGGAAAACTCCGAAGGCGAAGATACCCCGAACCGGGACGAAGACAACGACGGGCCGGAAAAGCAGTAA
- a CDS encoding M48 metallopeptidase family protein yields MPSVSVPATTRGGMPIEVRRSARRKRTVNAVFRDGVAVVSIPAHFTRHQEAEWVQRMVDRLETRAAAVPAPDPAKADSELEQRAMDLSARYLGGAARPSSVRWVSNQNSRWGSATPARGTIRLSKTLIGMPSWVVDYVLLHELAHLIEGSHSPKFWRLLESYPQTETAKAYLSGAAFAAARGLKGEMAED; encoded by the coding sequence ATGCCTTCTGTGTCCGTTCCTGCCACGACCCGCGGCGGGATGCCCATTGAAGTCCGCCGTTCAGCACGGCGCAAACGGACGGTCAACGCGGTGTTCCGCGACGGGGTAGCCGTGGTGTCCATTCCGGCGCATTTCACCCGTCATCAGGAAGCTGAGTGGGTCCAGCGCATGGTTGACCGCCTGGAGACCAGGGCTGCGGCCGTGCCGGCGCCGGATCCCGCGAAGGCGGATTCCGAACTGGAACAGCGTGCCATGGATCTCTCCGCACGCTATTTAGGGGGAGCTGCCAGGCCATCCTCGGTCCGTTGGGTCAGCAACCAGAACTCCCGCTGGGGATCGGCGACGCCGGCACGCGGCACCATCCGGCTCTCGAAGACGCTCATCGGCATGCCGTCATGGGTAGTGGACTATGTGCTGCTGCACGAACTGGCCCACCTGATTGAGGGATCACACAGCCCCAAGTTCTGGCGGCTGCTGGAGTCCTATCCGCAGACTGAGACCGCCAAGGCGTACCTCTCCGGTGCAGCCTTCGCCGCTGCGCGCGGACTTAAAGGAGAGATGGCAGAGGACTAA
- a CDS encoding ThiF family adenylyltransferase encodes MRINPGIHVLDLGADRRQFGFGAGALLLAGLTEADLSFIRNLRAGVPDGAEPAAAAAAGIGADRQSQLLSALAPVLLPCAGNGHALPPLRGERLRPDVQRLSAVYGRDAAEAVSRRSAAAVEIQGLGRCGALVARTLTAAGVGTLLLGDPGAVSASDVGPAYALTDIGMQRFRAVKRHLYRIDPTVRVLHVPGGAPGGAAAAVDLALFVHEQPDSRHTAAAGDRGHPHLAVTVQQYGYSVGPLVVPGATPCLGCLDRHRGDADPGWYASSAALESSGNGGPGAGGPGGEEVSAAGLAAGIAANQVLSFIDGVAQPVTWSAVLQLRTADGHIGLEPLQFHPGCGCRLQSGRSAA; translated from the coding sequence ATGCGGATCAACCCGGGCATCCATGTCCTGGACCTTGGTGCCGACCGGCGCCAGTTTGGCTTCGGTGCCGGAGCGCTGCTCCTGGCCGGCCTGACAGAGGCGGATCTGTCCTTTATCCGGAACCTCAGGGCCGGGGTTCCGGATGGCGCGGAGCCGGCTGCGGCCGCTGCGGCGGGCATCGGTGCGGACCGGCAGTCCCAGCTGCTCTCGGCGCTGGCCCCAGTGCTTCTGCCCTGCGCGGGGAACGGGCATGCCCTTCCGCCGCTGCGCGGGGAAAGGCTGCGTCCGGACGTCCAGAGACTGTCTGCTGTTTACGGACGGGACGCTGCGGAAGCGGTTTCCCGGAGGTCCGCGGCCGCAGTGGAAATCCAGGGCCTGGGCCGGTGCGGCGCCCTCGTGGCACGCACGCTCACCGCTGCCGGTGTCGGGACCCTGCTGCTCGGTGATCCGGGGGCAGTCTCTGCGTCCGATGTCGGCCCTGCCTACGCCCTGACGGACATCGGGATGCAGCGTTTCCGGGCCGTTAAACGGCATCTTTACCGGATCGATCCCACGGTCCGGGTGCTGCATGTCCCGGGAGGCGCACCGGGTGGAGCTGCCGCCGCGGTCGACCTGGCCCTGTTTGTCCATGAGCAGCCGGATTCCCGGCACACCGCCGCAGCCGGCGACCGCGGGCATCCCCATCTGGCAGTCACCGTCCAGCAGTACGGCTACTCGGTCGGACCGTTGGTGGTGCCCGGAGCGACACCGTGCCTCGGCTGCCTGGACCGGCACCGCGGTGACGCCGATCCCGGCTGGTACGCTTCCTCGGCCGCACTGGAAAGCAGCGGGAACGGAGGTCCCGGTGCCGGTGGGCCCGGCGGCGAGGAAGTGAGCGCGGCGGGCCTGGCTGCCGGAATCGCAGCCAACCAGGTGCTTTCGTTTATTGATGGGGTGGCCCAGCCGGTGACCTGGTCGGCCGTCCTGCAGCTTCGGACCGCAGACGGGCACATCGGTCTGGAACCGCTGCAGTTCCATCCCGGCTGCGGGTGCCGGCTGCAGTCCGGGCGAAGCGCGGCCTAA
- a CDS encoding ATP-dependent DNA helicase UvrD2, with product MITDSLEARILAGLDDEQREVATTLTGPLCVLAGAGTGKTRAITHRMAYGVHSGLYKPQQVLAVTFTARAAAEMRTRLRDLGAGGVQARTFHAAALKQLQYFWPQTVGGPLPGLLDHKAQLIAEAARRLRLSTDRAAIRDVAAEIEWAKVSMLTPDSYVRAAAGRDAPAGFDLTTVSRIFQSYEDVKVDRNVIDFEDVLLIIVGILQEDPRVAATVRDQYRHFVVDEYQDVSPLQQRLLDLWLGERDELCVVGDASQTIYSFTGATSRHLLDFTHRFPGAQVVKLVRDYRSTPQVVNLANRILAARTAEGERLRNAPAWPAPLELIAQRESGPEPTFTECADDEAEAAQVAGRIRKLLDDGVEASQIAVLFRTNGQSEAYEQALATAGIGYQLRGGERFFARREVRDAMLQLRAAARSVGTEPVPQVVRDILANLGYSAEPPSGGGATRERWESLAALVALADEMHANRTQEPDSIFTLQDFTVELEERAATQHAPKVQGVTLASLHSAKGLEWDAVFLVGLSEGLMPISFADTQEAVDEERRLLYVGITRARVHLALSWSTARTPGGRANRKPSRFLDGLRPNTARDAAGPRTARPARRKVTGPAKCRVCGTLLGTGAERKMGRCGDCPATYDEVTFEALREWRKEAANEAGVPAFVVFTDATLVAIAEDKPPTLNRLATLPGVGPSKLERYGEAVLAVLAQSPEA from the coding sequence ATGATCACCGATTCACTCGAAGCGCGCATCCTTGCCGGCCTCGACGACGAGCAGCGCGAAGTAGCAACAACCCTCACCGGCCCGTTGTGCGTCCTGGCAGGTGCCGGAACCGGCAAGACACGGGCCATTACGCACCGGATGGCCTACGGGGTGCATTCCGGACTCTACAAACCGCAGCAGGTCCTGGCCGTGACCTTCACCGCCCGGGCCGCCGCGGAAATGCGGACACGGCTGAGGGACCTGGGGGCGGGCGGGGTCCAGGCCAGGACCTTCCACGCAGCGGCACTAAAGCAGCTGCAGTACTTTTGGCCGCAGACCGTCGGCGGACCGTTGCCGGGCCTGCTGGACCACAAAGCCCAGCTGATTGCGGAGGCGGCCCGCCGGCTCCGGCTCTCCACCGACCGCGCCGCCATCCGCGACGTGGCCGCGGAAATCGAATGGGCCAAAGTCTCGATGCTCACGCCGGACAGCTACGTGCGCGCAGCGGCGGGCCGGGACGCACCCGCCGGTTTCGACCTCACCACGGTGTCCCGGATCTTCCAGTCCTACGAAGACGTCAAAGTGGACCGCAACGTCATCGACTTCGAGGACGTGCTGCTGATCATCGTGGGCATCCTGCAGGAAGATCCGCGCGTTGCGGCAACGGTCCGGGACCAGTACCGGCACTTTGTCGTCGACGAGTACCAGGACGTTTCCCCGCTGCAGCAGCGGCTTCTGGACCTGTGGCTCGGAGAGCGCGATGAACTGTGCGTCGTCGGTGACGCCAGCCAGACGATCTATTCCTTCACCGGCGCTACGTCCCGCCACCTCCTGGACTTCACGCACCGCTTTCCCGGGGCGCAGGTGGTCAAACTGGTTCGTGACTACAGGTCCACCCCCCAGGTCGTGAACCTGGCGAACCGCATCCTCGCGGCGCGGACCGCAGAGGGGGAGCGCCTGCGGAACGCTCCGGCATGGCCTGCCCCGCTGGAACTGATCGCGCAGCGCGAGTCAGGCCCGGAGCCCACCTTTACGGAATGCGCCGACGACGAGGCGGAAGCCGCGCAGGTTGCCGGGCGGATCCGCAAGCTGCTGGACGACGGCGTCGAAGCGAGCCAGATCGCCGTACTGTTCCGCACCAACGGGCAGTCCGAAGCCTACGAGCAGGCGCTCGCGACGGCCGGTATTGGTTACCAGCTCCGCGGCGGCGAGCGGTTCTTCGCCCGCAGGGAAGTCCGCGATGCCATGCTTCAGCTCCGTGCAGCGGCCCGCTCGGTCGGCACCGAACCGGTGCCGCAGGTGGTGCGGGACATCCTGGCAAACCTTGGCTACTCCGCTGAACCGCCCTCGGGCGGGGGAGCGACCCGCGAACGCTGGGAGTCCCTGGCCGCGCTGGTGGCACTCGCCGACGAGATGCATGCCAACCGCACCCAGGAACCGGACAGCATCTTCACCCTGCAGGATTTCACCGTGGAACTGGAGGAACGCGCCGCCACCCAGCACGCTCCCAAAGTCCAGGGCGTCACTTTGGCCAGCCTGCACTCCGCCAAGGGCCTGGAATGGGATGCAGTGTTCCTGGTTGGGCTCAGCGAAGGGCTGATGCCCATCTCCTTCGCGGACACCCAGGAAGCGGTGGACGAAGAACGGCGCCTGCTCTACGTCGGCATCACCCGTGCGCGCGTGCACTTGGCCCTGTCCTGGTCGACGGCCCGCACACCCGGCGGGCGCGCGAACCGCAAGCCCTCCCGGTTCCTGGACGGGCTGCGGCCGAACACGGCACGGGACGCCGCCGGTCCCCGGACGGCCCGCCCGGCGCGCCGCAAGGTCACCGGACCGGCGAAGTGCCGCGTCTGCGGGACGCTGCTCGGCACCGGTGCCGAGCGGAAGATGGGCCGCTGCGGGGACTGTCCGGCCACCTATGACGAGGTGACCTTTGAGGCCCTGCGCGAATGGCGGAAGGAAGCCGCCAATGAAGCGGGTGTGCCGGCTTTTGTGGTCTTCACCGACGCCACCCTCGTTGCGATCGCCGAGGACAAGCCGCCGACACTCAACCGGCTGGCGACGCTGCCCGGTGTGGGTCCGTCCAAGCTTGAGCGCTACGGGGAAGCAGTGCTGGCAGTTCTCGCGCAAAGCCCGGAGGCTTAG
- the nudC gene encoding NAD(+) diphosphatase: protein MSSQLDTADTPNLGQLPLARGAVDRGSERRGAEDLFERLLEQESTRVMYVSRGQALIREDSLVLRPVGEDGFGPDPVYLGRTLADGQVPAGAEIVMATLPEPDAALEVDGVRWASLREVATTLGSLDAGLFVEACAVANWHATHTHCPRCGAPTVLAEGGWVRRCPEDGSQHFPRTDPAIIVAITDPQDRILLGSAAAWPGSRYSTLAGFVEPGESLEAAVIREVAEESNVVVRNPQYLGSQPWPFPCSLMLGFCAEADGTEPQADGVEMSDVRWFTRKELTDAVASGEITIPSAISIARNLIDRWYGGPVPEPELTRGK from the coding sequence ATGAGTAGCCAGCTAGACACAGCCGATACCCCGAACCTGGGCCAGCTGCCGCTGGCACGCGGTGCGGTGGACCGAGGCAGCGAGCGCCGGGGCGCCGAAGATCTGTTCGAGCGTCTCCTGGAACAGGAGAGCACGCGCGTTATGTACGTGTCCCGAGGCCAGGCGCTGATCCGGGAGGACTCCCTGGTGCTCCGTCCCGTGGGGGAGGACGGTTTCGGCCCTGATCCGGTGTACCTGGGACGTACCCTTGCCGACGGCCAGGTTCCCGCCGGAGCGGAGATCGTGATGGCTACCCTTCCGGAGCCCGACGCCGCGCTGGAAGTCGACGGTGTCCGCTGGGCCAGCCTGAGGGAGGTCGCTACCACGCTCGGTTCGCTGGATGCCGGCCTGTTCGTCGAAGCCTGCGCCGTTGCCAACTGGCACGCCACGCACACGCACTGCCCCCGCTGCGGGGCCCCCACGGTGTTAGCCGAGGGAGGCTGGGTGCGGCGCTGCCCCGAGGACGGCAGCCAGCACTTTCCGCGCACCGATCCGGCCATCATCGTGGCCATCACTGACCCGCAGGACAGGATCCTCCTCGGATCCGCGGCGGCTTGGCCCGGCAGCCGGTACTCGACGCTGGCGGGCTTTGTGGAGCCCGGAGAGTCACTGGAAGCGGCGGTCATCCGTGAAGTGGCCGAGGAATCCAACGTTGTGGTGCGCAATCCGCAATACCTGGGATCCCAGCCCTGGCCGTTCCCCTGCTCCCTGATGCTTGGGTTCTGCGCGGAAGCGGATGGTACTGAACCTCAGGCTGACGGCGTCGAAATGTCGGATGTCCGGTGGTTCACCCGCAAGGAACTGACCGACGCCGTGGCCTCAGGGGAGATCACCATCCCGTCCGCCATCTCCATTGCACGCAACCTGATTGACCGCTGGTACGGCGGCCCTGTCCCGGAACCGGAGCTGACACGCGGGAAATGA